In Rosa chinensis cultivar Old Blush chromosome 1, RchiOBHm-V2, whole genome shotgun sequence, a genomic segment contains:
- the LOC112202368 gene encoding uncharacterized protein LOC112202368 encodes MGFDPQNVSFVKAIPALSGKETTWKRCQEVYKRWGWSENHIGSAFRLSPQCVVMSEKKLIGIMEFLVNKMGWQSQTIAKYPHVLTYSLQKRIITRFSVVRVLFLKGLIEEEIVSLANVISRSEESFLDRFVNRYLRQVPQLLDVYRGKVDIQDVL; translated from the coding sequence ATGGGATTTGACCCTCAAAATGTGAGCTTTGTGAAGGCCATTCCCGCATTATCTGGGAAAGAGACGACATGGAAACGATGCCAAGAGGTTTATAAGAGGTGGGGTTGGTCGGAGAATCATATAGGTTCTGCTTTCAGGCTGTCTCCACAGTGTGTGGTTATGTCGGAGAAGAAACTAATCGGAATAATGGAGTTCTTAGTGAACAAGATGGGGTGGCAGTCGCAAACAATTGCGAAATATCCCCATGTTTTGACTTACAGCTTGCAGAAGAGAATCATCACGAGGTTTTCAGTTGTTCgagttttgtttttgaaaggaTTGATAGAAGAGGAGATCGTGAGTTTGGCTAATGTGatttcgaggtcggaggagtcCTTCTTGGATAGGTTTGTGAACAGATATCTCAGACAAGTACCTCAGTTGTTGGATGTGTACCGTGGAAAAGTGGATATCCAGGATGtgttgtaa
- the LOC112176350 gene encoding probable choline kinase 2 gives MGAVVNSIDKDDRIPKEAKEILQSLATEWENVADSTALQVIPLKGAMTNEVFEIKWPTSTGEVSRKVLVRIYGEGVEVFFDRDNEIRTFEYMSKNGQGPRLLGRFPNGRVEEFIHARTLSASDLRDPDISALIATKMKEFHDLQMPGPKDVVLWGRLRNWLSTAKRLCSPEEANEFQLDSIEKEISILEKELSVLNQQLGFCHNDLQYGNIMIEEESKTITIIDYEYASYNPVAFDIANHFCEMAADYHTDTPHILDYSKYPGLEERKRFVRMYLNSSGNQPIDKEVEQLVEDVEKYTLADHLFWGLWGIISEHVNDIDFDYMQYAKQRFQQYWRTKALLLGSVGSSPDTGTDGNRTT, from the exons ATGGGTGCCGTGGTGAATTCCATAGATAAAGACGACCGTATTCCAAAAGAAGCCAAGGAGATTCTACAATCATTGGCTACCGAGTGGGAAAATGTAGCTGATTCCACTGCCTTGCAGGTCATCCCTCTCAAGGGTGCAATGACTAACGAGGTGTTCGAAATAAAGTGGCCAACAAGCACCGGGGAAGTCTCGCGAAAGGTTCTGGTTAGGATTTACGGTGAGGGTGTTGAGGTGTTCTTTGACAGGGATAATGAGATCCGAACATTTGAATACATGTCAAAGAACGGTCAGGGACCTCGTCTGCTTGGCCGTTTTCCTAATGGCCGAGTTGAAGAGTTCATCCATGCACGG ACACTTTCAGCATCTGATCTACGTGATCCAGATATATCTGCTCTTATAGCTACTAAAATGAAGGAATTCCATGATCTTCAGATGCCCGGTCCAAAGGATGTCGTCCTCTGGGGCAGATTGAG AAATTGGCTGAGTACAGCCAAGAGATTGTGTAGTCCAGAAGAAGCTAATGAATTTCAGTTAGATTCCATTGAAAAGGAAATCTCTATACTGGAGAAGGAGCTCTCAGTACTGAATCAGCAGTTAGGTTTCTGCCACAATGATTTACAGTATGGAAACATAATGATTGAGGAAGAGAGTAAAACGATAACGATAATT GACTATGAGTATGCAAGTTATAATCCTGTTGCATTTGACATAGCAAACCATTTCTGTGAGATGGCGGCTGACTATCACACAGATACCCCTCATATTTTAGACTACAGTAAATATCCTG GCTTAGAGGAGCGCAAGAGGTTTGTTCGTATGTATCTGAATTCTTCAG GCAATCAACCTATTGACAAAGAAGTGGAGCAGCTAGTTGAAGATGTTGAGAAGTATACCCTTGCAGACCATCTGTTCTGGGGCTTATGGGGAATAATATCG GAACATGTGAATGATATTGATTTTGACTACATGCAATATGCAAAGCAGAGATTTCAACAGTACTGGAGAACCAAGGCTTTGCTATTGGGTTCTGTTGGATCTTCCCCAGACACAGGGACTGATGGTAACCGTACTACTTAG